A section of the Marinilabiliales bacterium genome encodes:
- a CDS encoding alpha-L-fucosidase: MKKNYLIVAIAAAFFLSCCTSPQIDYHRTETEAEKAARMAWWDDAKFGMFIHWGLYAVPAGEYKGEKVDGIGEWIMNSLNIPIAEYEQFATQFNPVKYDAEEWVSLARRAGMKYIIITSKHHDGFCLWDSRVTTWDVIDATPFGRDIIKELADACEKEGIRLGFYHSIMDWHHPDAQAIWEPEYNQWRTSENINPNFPRYLEDYMKPQLKELLTGYGDIGVLWFDGEWIPDYTTEMGKEVYNYLRNINPDLIVNNRVDKGRQGMAGMDAEGDFAGDFGTPEQEIPATGMPGVRWESCMTMNDTWGYKHFDHNWKSEETLIHNLIDIVSKGGNFLLNVGPTAEGLIPAPSVERLEAMGRWLEVNGVAIYGTDPSPFERPDWGRYTAKNNIIYAHVFDWPEGGLLNIPELTVAGKVWLLADPDRSAVTVTSSNGGIALQLPEAAPDSIATVVAIER, translated from the coding sequence CTATCACCGGACTGAAACCGAAGCCGAAAAGGCAGCCAGGATGGCCTGGTGGGATGATGCCAAATTCGGGATGTTCATACATTGGGGACTTTATGCTGTCCCGGCAGGGGAGTACAAGGGGGAAAAAGTTGATGGTATCGGAGAATGGATCATGAACAGCCTGAATATTCCAATTGCCGAATACGAGCAGTTCGCTACACAGTTCAACCCTGTTAAATATGATGCCGAAGAATGGGTCAGCCTGGCAAGGCGGGCAGGAATGAAATATATTATCATCACCTCAAAGCATCATGATGGTTTCTGTCTCTGGGATTCAAGGGTGACAACATGGGATGTGATCGATGCCACGCCATTTGGCCGCGATATAATTAAGGAGCTGGCAGACGCATGCGAAAAGGAAGGGATAAGGCTTGGCTTTTATCATTCGATAATGGACTGGCACCATCCAGATGCACAGGCTATCTGGGAGCCAGAATACAACCAGTGGAGAACCTCCGAAAATATCAACCCGAATTTTCCACGATACCTTGAAGATTATATGAAGCCGCAATTAAAAGAACTGCTTACCGGTTATGGCGATATTGGTGTTTTATGGTTTGACGGGGAGTGGATTCCCGACTACACTACTGAAATGGGGAAAGAGGTATACAACTACTTGCGTAACATCAACCCCGATCTTATTGTCAATAATCGTGTTGACAAAGGTCGTCAGGGCATGGCAGGTATGGATGCAGAAGGCGATTTTGCAGGCGATTTCGGTACGCCAGAACAGGAAATCCCGGCAACCGGAATGCCCGGGGTTCGGTGGGAGTCGTGCATGACCATGAATGACACATGGGGGTATAAGCATTTTGACCATAACTGGAAATCGGAAGAGACCCTCATACATAACCTTATTGATATTGTTTCAAAGGGGGGTAATTTCCTGCTGAATGTAGGACCTACCGCCGAAGGGCTTATCCCTGCCCCGAGTGTGGAAAGGCTGGAGGCTATGGGGCGTTGGCTGGAAGTCAACGGGGTGGCCATTTACGGCACAGATCCCAGCCCTTTTGAAAGGCCTGACTGGGGTAGGTACACCGCAAAGAACAACATTATCTATGCCCATGTGTTCGATTGGCCCGAAGGGGGGCTGCTGAACATTCCCGAGCTTACAGTAGCCGGTAAGGTATGGCTTCTGGCGGACCCAGACAGGTCAGCGGTCACAGTAACCTCTTCAAACGGCGGTATCGCCCTTCAGCTTCCTGAAGCTGCACCCGACAGCATTGCCACAGTAGTTGCAATTGAAAGATAA
- the tsaA gene encoding tRNA (N6-threonylcarbamoyladenosine(37)-N6)-methyltransferase TrmO, producing the protein MIEFTPIGIIHSPHRKLENMPIQPAGSAGVKGTVQLFDEYRSGLKDLEGFSHIILLYHFHRSQGFNLNVVPFMDTVPRGVFATRAPKRPNPIGLSIVQLDNIEDGMLEISNVDILDGTPLLDIKPYVPEFDAYEKVRTGWLEKKSKSIKGRKSDDRFG; encoded by the coding sequence ATGATTGAATTCACACCCATAGGGATTATTCACAGTCCGCACAGGAAGCTTGAAAACATGCCTATTCAACCGGCAGGTTCGGCCGGGGTGAAAGGAACTGTGCAATTATTCGATGAGTATCGTTCAGGATTGAAGGACCTTGAAGGATTCTCGCATATAATATTGCTGTACCATTTCCACCGAAGCCAGGGTTTCAACCTCAATGTAGTACCCTTCATGGATACTGTGCCCAGGGGAGTTTTTGCGACCCGGGCACCAAAACGGCCTAATCCTATAGGCCTGTCAATTGTGCAGCTCGACAATATTGAAGATGGTATGCTGGAGATCAGTAACGTGGATATTCTTGACGGAACACCGCTTCTGGACATCAAGCCATATGTTCCCGAATTCGATGCATATGAGAAGGTCCGCACAGGCTGGCTTGAGAAAAAGAGTAAATCCATCAAAGGCCGGAAGTCAGATGACCGGTTTGGATAG